A section of the Schistosoma haematobium chromosome ZW, whole genome shotgun sequence genome encodes:
- the TOB1 gene encoding transducer of ERBB2 (EggNog:ENOG410V7S5~COG:T), with protein sequence MFVEITVAVNYILSHLYTKLPRRRVDSFGEELEKYLLAKFQHHWYPSDPLRDSAYRCINSVGPQVDLLLPEAAAVSGLEWSEIETCLPEGLIISVDPGHVVCQYTQSNCTGHDRILSNHWPSSPISLSSSGCSSASSISSSNLTNSSQITHQVLYSLQGGWITNNTNMLDGSKRGQLLTKLRRFENDHGNLLSTAAALSVLVEPDEGIDTKFEPNTMYGVNSLGLNHSNWNNESSVIGTSVINQEEPSRTEPNEFDLKSINPLQAEMYHEKEMSKTMNTFPWGVSENVKESFLSITGNDPIGGTPSTTQSVIFNAKTNTFHSFHRSSSHPPHSGQLTTTHGKESIALSANFENSNVLCSKSDQPFNQMFTNPLPKSYPTYIQPLNSSHPFVQKSTSTPSFTAATFAQTKFGSTKLKSHPKRTPTRILSPATVQQTITANENFLSNDSVLTNFLTNNQRFDASNSSNMSAFRSFLPMNIDINTTKQTGYITMNESNISDHNDYLNINLHENGNSVSEMKFLPISFHQRNTYNRSNNNHINHNDTFLISNLENYLLNSSEDTSPNSVLERIHLNEVHNDGHTATSYWQSSFEKHLQSTNMTMVTTDETDLKSDNIDFTNLADCTNWNNNYYSSANRTTFNHVSNNLHLDNNFKSNLTGLSSICVSSPAEQHQIQQQQVNMKTNENLTGSIEAPTSNDVSNINNDCLLDDVLLSTQMVNLLLEEDSLTDSNYRENVFNYLHSDDDEIEGFKDIKSHLTLTNKESDQNGKDIHTDNRISCNNGHLAFKEVEPITKYNESNLIHTGTSIAGSVTDNMPSMVAT encoded by the exons ATGTTTGTGGAAATAACTGTCGCAGTAAATTATATATTATCACATTTATACACAAAGCTTCCGAGACGTCGAGTTGATAGTTTCGGTGAAGAACTTGAAAAGTATCTTCTAGCCAAATTCCAACATCATTGGTACCCTAGTGACCCACTTAGAGATTCTGCCTATCGGTGCATTAATTCTGTCGGTCCTCAGGTAGATCTTCTACTTCCTGAAGCAGCAGCTGTGAGTGGGTTAGAATGGAGTGAAATAGAAACATGTCTTCCAGAAGGTCTCATTATAAGTGTGGATCCAGGACATGTGGTGTGCCAATACACCCAGTCTAACTGTACAGGTCATGACAGAATCCTTTCGAACCATTGGCCATCATCACCAATTTCCTTATCATCATCTGGATGTTCTTCTGCATCTTCTATCTCATCATCCAACTTGACAAATTCATCTCAGATTACTCACCAAGTTCTTTACAGTTTACAAGGTGGATGGAttacaaacaatacaaatatgTTAGATGGAAGTAAACGAGGTCAGCTTCTAACAAAGCTTAGACGTTTCGAAAATGATCATGGCAATTTACTGTCTACAGCTGCTGCTTTGAGTGTGTTAGTTGAACCTGATGAAGGAATCGACACCAAATTTGAGCCTAATACAATGTATGGAGTAAACTCCTTAGGTTTGAACCATTCAAACTGGAACAATGAATCTTCTGTGATCGGTACATCTGTAATAAATCAGGAAGAACCTTCTAGGACTGAACCAAATGAATTTGATTTAAAATCTATAAATCCCCTACAAGCTGAAATGTATCATGAGAAAGAAATGTCAAAAACAATGAATACTTTTCCATGGGGTGTTTCTGAAAACGTGAAAGAATCTTTTTTATCTATAACAGGTAATGATCCGATTGGCGGAACACCATCAACAACTCAGTCTGTTATTTTCAATGCCAAAACAAATACATTCCATTCATTTCATCGTTCCTCCTCTCATCCTCCTCATTCAGGTCAGTTAACAACAACCCATGGTAAAGAATCTATTGCACTGTCAGCAAATTTTGAGAATTCAAATGTTCTGTGCTCAAAATCTGATCAACCATTCAATCAAATGTTTACAAATCCATTACCGAAATCATATCCAACATACATACAACCTCTTAATTCATCACATCCATTCGTTCAAAAATCTACATCTACTCCAAGTTTTACAGCGGCTACTTTTGCTCAAACTAAATTTGGCTCAACTAAGTTGAAAAGTCATCCAAAACGTACACCTACTCGTATTCTTTCCCCAGCAACTGTACAACAAACTATTACAGCTAATGAGAATTTCTTATCAAACGATAGTGTTCTGACCAACTTTTTAACAAATAACCag CGTTTCGATGCATCGAATTCATCAAACATGAGTGCATTTAGAAGTTTTTTACCAATGAATATTGATATAAATACAACTAAACAAACCGGTTATATAACAATGAATGAATCGAATATTTCTGATCACAATGATTATCttaatataaatttacatgAAAATGGGAATTCAGTATCTGAAATGAAATTTCTACCCATTTCATTTCATCAAAGAAATACATATAAtcgtagtaataataatcacattAATCATAACGATACTTTTTTAATATCGAATTTAGAAAATTACCTATTAAATTCATCGGAAGATACTAGTCCAAATAGTGTTTTGGAGAGGATTCATTTGAATGAG GTTCATAATGATGGTCATACTGCAACGAGTTATTGGCAATCATCATTTGAAAAGCATTTACAATCTACCAATATGACAATGGTAACAACAGATGAAACAGATCTGAAATCAGACAATATAGATTTTACCAATTTAGCTGATTGCACAAAttggaataataattattattcatcagCTAATAGAACCACATTTAATCATGTATCGAACAATTTACATTTGGACAATAATTTCAAAAGTAATTTAACAGGACTATCATCAATCTGTGTTTCCAGTCCTGCTGAACAGCATCAGATCCAGCAACAACAAGTAAACATGAAAACAAACGAAAATTTAACCGGTAGCATTGAAGCACCGACATCAAATGACGTTTCCAACATTAATAATGATTGTCTATTAGATGATGTTCTACTTTCTACACAGATGGTAAATTTGCTCTTAGAAGAGGACAGTCTAACTGATTCAAATTATCGTGAAAACGTGTtcaattatttacattcagatGATGATGAAATAGAAGGATTTAAAGATATTAAAAGTCATTTGACCTTAACGAACAAAGAAAGTGATCAGAATGGTAAAGATATTCATACTGATAATAGGATTAGTTGTAATAATGGTCATTTAGCGTTCAAAGAAGTAGAACCAAttacaaaatataatgaatctaatttaattcataCAGGAACATCGATAGCTGGTTCAGTCACAGATAATATGCCTAGCATGGTTGCAACATAA